A genomic region of Cydia strobilella chromosome 12, ilCydStro3.1, whole genome shotgun sequence contains the following coding sequences:
- the LOC134746324 gene encoding DEAD box protein 52 homolog: protein MDAYDIFRKLTKGLTFKRRVLGVKNNQGVKPLPVKKEEGLEIKEELPSEDEDEMQNLSAGSEPSDVDSGDEKELQLLEGVKVGERKKKKKKEKTENLLKKLEIEEHNRFRNEHGIKVVGRHVPAALQDFSELVTKYNVKQALVDTVMKCGYDEPTPVQRQAVPCMMEDRQILACAPTGSGKTCAFLLPILHTLGAPQGGPRALVLCPTRELAHQIYREALRLSEGTELRCSVVRNMKESKVKEREATIRRSDIVISTPNRLCYLLNRDNVNISLDKVRWLIIDEADKLFEGSADEQSDFRQQMEQILAACDGKQRRIAMFSATHTPAVAKWCRHHMRGLINVTVGQRNAATNLVDQELLYCGNENGKLVAFRQLVQQGLKPPVLVFVQSKDRAKQLFKELIYDGINVDVIHADRTQTQRDNVVRSFRVGRVWVLICTELMGRGIDFRGVNLVINYDFPPSAIAYIHRIGRAGRAGQKGRAITFFTQDDVANLRSIASVMKQSGCAVPDYMLALKQNPNKRKKLAKKAPRRDEISTILGKRPDKRKLENDKESKDDKTKNKNTNAKRRKVEKTENGEPKNKKQMKMTKKSKNKMNTTKKNKKKTIVHKKGK from the exons ATGGACGCTTACGATATATTTAGGAAACTAACCAAAGGTCTAACCTTCAAACGACGCGTTTTAGgtgttaaaaataat CAAGGTGTAAAGCCTTTACCGGTTAAAAAAGAAGAAGGATTGGAAATTAAGGAGGAGCTACCCAGTGAGGATGAAGATGAAATGCAGAACTTAAGCGCCGGCAGCGAACCAAGTGATGTAGATTCTGGCGATGAAAAGGAACTACAACTCTTGGAAGGAGTAAAAGTgggagaaagaaagaaaaagaagaagaaggaaaaaACAGAGAATTTGCTTAAGAAACTGGAAATTGAAGAG CATAACCGCTTCCGCAATGAACATGGCATTAAAGTGGTCGGTCGTCACGTCCCAGCGGCTCTGCAAGACTTCTCCGAGCTTGTGACCAAGTACAATGTGAAACAGGCACTTGTGGACACAGTGATGAAGTGCGGGTACGATGAGCCAACGCCGGTGCAGAGGCAGGCCGTGCCTTGTATGATGGAG GACCGCCAAATTCTGGCCTGTGCACCAACTGGCTCCGGAAAGACATGTGCTTTCCTTCTGCCCATCCTGCACACACTTGGAGCCCCACAAGGAGGCCCCCGGGCCCTAGTGCTCTGCCCCACCAGGGAACTGGCGCACCAGATATACAG GGAGGCGCTCCGGCTGAGTGAAGGCACGGAGTTAAGATGCAGCGTTGTGCGGAACATGAAGGAGAGCAAAGTGAAAGAGCGAGAGGCCACTATTAGGAGGAGTG aCATTGTTATCAGCACGCCAAACAGATTATGCTACTTACTTAACAGggataatgtaaatatttccCTTGACAA agtCCGTTGGCTAATAATCGACGAAGCCGACAAACTATTCGAAGGCTCGGCCGACGAGCAGTCCGACTTTAGACAGCAAATGGAGCAGATACTAGCGGCTTGCGACGGCAAACAGCGAAGAATAGCGATGTTCAGCGCTACACATACACCCGCCGTGGCGAAATGGTGCCGACATCATATGAGGGGGCTTATTAATGTTACTGTGGGACAGag aaatgcAGCCACAAATCTGGTAGATCAAGAACTATTGTATTGCGGCAATGAGAACGGGAAGCTGGTAGCATTTCGACAACTAGTGCAGCAGGGACTAAAACCTCCCGTCCTAG TGTTCGTACAAAGCAAAGATCGAGCGAAGCAGCTTTTCAAGGAGCTCATATACGACGGAATCAATGTAGATGTCATACATGCAGACAGAACTCAGACACAG CGTGACAACGTAGTCCGTAGCTTCCGCGTCGGTCGCGTGTGGGTCCTTATCTGTACAGAACTAATGGGTCGCGGGATCGACTTCCGGGGCGTCAACCTGGTCATCAACTACGACTTCCCCCCCTCCGCCATCGCCTATATACACAG GATCGGCCGCGCCGGCAGAGCGGGGCAGAAGGGGCGGGCCATCACGTTCTTCACACAAGACGACGTTGCCAATCTTAGAAG TATCGCGTCAGTAATGAAACAGTCGGGCTGCGCTGTCCCCGACTACATGTTGGCGCTCAAACAGAACCCTAATAAGAGGAAGAAGCTCGCTAAAAAGGCTCCGAGGAGAGACGAGATATCTACTATTCTCGGGAAGAGGCCAGACAA gaGGAAACTTGAAAATGACAAGGAGTCAAAAGACGataagactaaaaataaaaacacaaacgcCAAGAGAAGAAAGGTAGAGAAGACAGAGAATGGAGAACCgaagaataaaaaacaaatgaaaatgaccaagaaaagcaaaaataaaatgaacactacgaaaaagaataaaaagaaaactatagttcataaaaaaggtaaataa